A genomic segment from Actinomadura hallensis encodes:
- a CDS encoding SGNH/GDSL hydrolase family protein: protein MWRAFTARRIAAAAAYGGGGITALGGITFGLVVAEARLARRLITATPGGDPPVADGLYGAAHGGVPLSLVMIGDSTAAGLGVHRPDETPAAMLAAGLSAIADRPVRLTNVARSGARSHALSGQVDRALRSPGAGGRGPDLAVIMIGGNDVTGRVPPAESVRHLGRAVERLRAAGSQVVVGTCPDLGTVKPLMQPLRYIARRASRQLAAAQTIAAVERGARTVSLGDLLGREFSADPHSMFSADRYHPSARGYAAACAAVLPAMAAALGLEPDVDDRLLGDGVLPVYLAAAEAAEAPGTEVHGTAFEGSERGPRGRWAALLRRRAMPSREAEAAPDPAH, encoded by the coding sequence ATGTGGAGAGCATTCACCGCGCGCCGGATCGCGGCGGCCGCGGCGTACGGGGGCGGCGGCATCACGGCCCTCGGCGGCATCACGTTCGGGCTCGTCGTGGCGGAGGCCAGGCTGGCCCGCCGCCTGATCACCGCGACGCCGGGCGGGGACCCGCCGGTGGCCGACGGGCTCTACGGCGCCGCGCACGGCGGCGTCCCGCTGTCCCTCGTCATGATCGGCGACTCCACCGCCGCGGGGCTCGGCGTGCACCGGCCCGACGAGACGCCCGCGGCGATGCTGGCCGCCGGGCTGTCGGCGATCGCCGACCGGCCCGTCCGGCTGACGAACGTGGCCCGCTCCGGCGCCCGCTCGCACGCGCTGTCCGGGCAGGTCGACCGGGCGCTGCGGAGCCCGGGGGCCGGCGGGCGCGGCCCCGACCTCGCCGTCATCATGATCGGCGGCAACGACGTGACCGGGCGGGTGCCGCCGGCCGAGTCCGTCCGCCACCTCGGCCGCGCCGTCGAGCGGCTCCGGGCCGCGGGCAGCCAGGTCGTGGTGGGGACCTGCCCCGACCTCGGCACGGTCAAGCCGCTCATGCAGCCGCTGCGGTACATCGCCCGCCGCGCCAGCCGCCAGCTCGCCGCCGCCCAGACCATCGCGGCGGTGGAGCGCGGCGCCCGGACGGTGTCGCTCGGCGACCTGCTCGGCCGCGAGTTCTCGGCCGACCCGCACTCGATGTTCAGCGCCGACCGCTACCACCCGTCAGCCCGGGGGTACGCGGCCGCGTGCGCCGCGGTGCTCCCGGCGATGGCGGCGGCGCTGGGCCTGGAGCCCGACGTCGACGACCGGCTGCTCGGCGACGGCGTCCTGCCCGTGTACCTCGCGGCGGCCGAGGCCGCGGAGGCGCCGGGCACCGAGGTGCACGGCACGGCGTTCGAGGGCAGCGAGCGCGGTCCCCGGGGCCGCTGGGCCGCCCTGCTGCGGCGCCGCGCGATGCCGTCGCGGGAGGCCGAGGCCGCGCCCGACCCGGCGCACTGA
- a CDS encoding cystathionine beta-synthase, producing the protein MHVHDSLVELMGNTPLVRLRKVTGDSTTGGGRPQVLAKVEYFNPGGSVKDRIAVRMIDAAERSGELRPNGTIVEPTSGNTGIGLAIVAQERGYRCVFVCPDKVSRDKIEVLRAYGAEVVVCPTAVAPDHPDSYYSVSDRLAREIPGAWKPNQYTNPENPRSHYETTGPEIWEQTEGRVTHFVAGIGTGGTISGTGRYLKEVSGGRVKVIGADPEGSVYSGGTGRPYLVEGVGEDIWPETYDRTVCDEVIAVSDKDSFNMTRRLAREEGLLVGGSCGLAVVAALRVAAKAEPDAVIVVLLPDGGRGYLTKIFNDEWMADYGFLIPATEEARIGEVLTRKNRSLPEFVHVHPHESVQTAISIMREYEVSQLPVMKEEPPVMAAEVVGSVRDRDLLDILVGERAQLDDPVEKHMSPPLPTLGLGEPVSKAVGVLEKSGAAVVLVDGKPKGVVTRQDLLAFMAASA; encoded by the coding sequence GTGCACGTACACGACTCGCTCGTCGAACTGATGGGCAACACCCCGCTCGTTCGGCTGCGCAAGGTGACCGGCGACAGCACCACCGGCGGCGGGCGGCCGCAGGTGCTCGCCAAGGTGGAGTACTTCAACCCCGGCGGCTCGGTGAAGGACCGCATCGCGGTCCGCATGATCGACGCCGCCGAGCGGTCCGGCGAACTGCGGCCGAACGGCACGATCGTGGAGCCCACGTCCGGCAACACCGGGATCGGGCTGGCCATCGTGGCGCAGGAGCGCGGCTACCGCTGCGTCTTCGTCTGCCCGGACAAGGTCTCCAGGGACAAGATCGAGGTGCTCCGCGCGTACGGCGCGGAGGTCGTGGTCTGCCCGACGGCGGTGGCCCCCGACCACCCCGACTCCTACTACTCGGTGTCGGACCGGCTGGCCCGGGAGATCCCCGGCGCGTGGAAGCCGAACCAGTACACCAACCCGGAGAACCCGCGGTCGCACTACGAGACCACCGGGCCGGAGATCTGGGAGCAGACCGAGGGGCGCGTCACGCACTTCGTGGCGGGCATCGGCACCGGCGGGACGATCAGCGGCACCGGCCGGTACCTCAAGGAGGTCTCCGGCGGCAGGGTGAAGGTCATCGGCGCCGACCCCGAGGGCTCGGTGTACTCCGGGGGCACCGGCCGTCCCTACCTCGTCGAGGGCGTCGGCGAGGACATCTGGCCCGAGACCTACGACCGGACCGTCTGCGACGAGGTCATCGCGGTGTCCGACAAGGACTCGTTCAACATGACCCGGCGGCTGGCGCGCGAGGAGGGGCTGCTGGTCGGCGGGTCCTGCGGGCTGGCGGTGGTCGCCGCGCTGCGGGTCGCCGCGAAGGCCGAGCCGGACGCGGTGATCGTGGTGCTGCTGCCCGACGGCGGCCGCGGCTACCTCACCAAGATCTTCAACGACGAGTGGATGGCGGACTACGGCTTCCTCATCCCGGCCACCGAGGAGGCCCGGATCGGCGAGGTCCTCACCCGCAAGAACCGGTCGCTGCCGGAGTTCGTGCACGTCCACCCGCACGAGAGCGTGCAGACCGCGATCTCCATCATGCGCGAGTACGAGGTGTCGCAGCTTCCGGTCATGAAGGAGGAGCCGCCGGTCATGGCCGCCGAGGTGGTCGGCTCGGTCCGGGACCGCGACCTGCTGGACATCCTCGTCGGCGAGCGCGCCCAGCTGGACGACCCGGTCGAGAAGCACATGTCCCCGCCGCTGCCGACGCTCGGGCTGGGCGAGCCGGTGAGCAAGGCCGTCGGCGTGCTGGAGAAGTCCGGCGCGGCCGTCGTCCTGGTGGACGGCAAGCCCAAGGGCGTCGTCACCCGCCAGGACCTCCTCGCCTTCATGGCCGCCTCCGCCTGA
- a CDS encoding MMPL family transporter: MFARLARFVVRHPWWTIAAWLAAAVVIIAFAPKLSTESDQGEFLPSGYESVQAVELAEKAFPEQADMSALVVVQRSDGGKLTPADTAKVAEAAKNMSAQTYPTVKGFLTSPEAVAPNGSIQLITVPMDMATSTDAQEKQSQAIKDIRAELPKQLGDGLEAKVGGEVATWVDNEDSFTQSFMLITVATFVLIIGLILLIFRAPLAAILPIIVIIATEQMSMGLIGAASKLLDFTGDDSLQIILTIVMFGVGADYYLFLLFRYRERLRAGEDRKTALISAVERVGEVITSAAAAIAVTFMVLMLASFGIFAAWGPSLAIGVVVMGITSLTLFPAILSLIGPAVFWPSKSWKTQPKGTTAARLGALVGRRPAVIALGAGVLLVALASGAVGFKSDYDFQSSFPKDTESAMATEDMKKGFPAGQTSPVKVMVRSTDGRPLNQAELDAWTKRAAESLPGVGGAQPAMVSKVDPSLGQVSLVLDGNPVNNDSINHVKNELGPAIHDMAPEGTEVFVGGETAIYSDINRVVNRDLSVILPVAGVLIALILLALLRSVVAPLYLVPAVLLGFAATLGSAVYVFQGLLGQPGEVFHLPIMLYLFVLAIGTDYNILMTARLREEAKEGHEPRRAAALAVEHGGPTVAAAGLILAGTFSVMLLAKVSMLQQMGFSIALGIALSAFVMAIFLVPGVTALLGRRAWWPGHGGAPVRAPSPAETREDLAPTGSR; the protein is encoded by the coding sequence ATGTTCGCTCGGCTCGCGCGCTTCGTCGTGAGACATCCGTGGTGGACGATCGCAGCCTGGCTCGCGGCGGCGGTCGTCATCATCGCCTTCGCCCCCAAGCTGTCCACCGAGTCCGACCAGGGCGAGTTCCTGCCGTCGGGATACGAGTCCGTCCAGGCCGTCGAACTCGCCGAGAAGGCGTTCCCCGAGCAGGCGGACATGTCCGCGCTGGTCGTGGTGCAGCGCTCGGACGGCGGGAAGCTCACGCCCGCCGACACCGCCAAGGTGGCCGAGGCGGCGAAGAACATGTCCGCCCAGACCTATCCCACGGTCAAGGGCTTCCTCACCAGCCCCGAGGCGGTCGCCCCCAACGGGTCCATCCAGCTCATCACCGTGCCGATGGACATGGCGACGAGCACCGACGCCCAGGAGAAGCAGAGCCAAGCCATCAAGGACATCCGGGCCGAGCTGCCCAAGCAGCTCGGTGACGGACTCGAGGCCAAGGTCGGCGGCGAGGTCGCGACCTGGGTCGACAACGAGGACTCCTTCACCCAGTCCTTCATGCTCATCACCGTCGCGACCTTCGTCCTGATCATCGGGCTGATCCTGCTGATCTTCCGGGCGCCGCTGGCGGCCATCCTGCCGATCATCGTGATCATCGCGACCGAGCAGATGTCGATGGGGCTCATCGGCGCCGCGTCCAAGCTGCTGGACTTCACCGGCGACGACAGCCTGCAGATCATCCTGACCATCGTGATGTTCGGGGTCGGCGCCGACTACTACCTGTTCCTGCTGTTCCGCTACCGGGAGCGGCTGCGCGCCGGCGAGGACCGCAAGACCGCGCTCATCTCCGCGGTGGAGCGGGTCGGCGAGGTCATCACCTCCGCCGCGGCCGCGATCGCGGTCACGTTCATGGTGCTGATGCTGGCGTCCTTCGGGATCTTCGCCGCGTGGGGCCCGTCGCTGGCCATCGGCGTCGTGGTGATGGGCATCACCTCGCTGACGCTGTTCCCGGCCATCCTGTCGCTCATCGGCCCGGCGGTGTTCTGGCCGTCGAAGTCCTGGAAGACGCAGCCGAAGGGCACCACCGCGGCGCGGCTCGGCGCGCTGGTCGGCCGGCGCCCGGCCGTGATCGCCCTCGGCGCCGGGGTCCTGCTGGTCGCGCTCGCGTCCGGCGCGGTCGGCTTCAAGTCCGACTACGACTTCCAGTCCAGCTTCCCCAAGGACACCGAGTCCGCCATGGCCACCGAGGACATGAAGAAGGGCTTCCCGGCCGGGCAGACCAGCCCGGTGAAGGTCATGGTCCGCTCCACCGACGGGCGGCCGCTGAACCAGGCCGAGCTGGACGCCTGGACCAAGCGGGCCGCCGAGTCGCTGCCCGGCGTCGGCGGCGCCCAGCCCGCCATGGTGAGCAAGGTCGACCCCAGCCTCGGCCAGGTCAGCCTGGTGCTGGACGGCAACCCGGTCAACAACGACTCGATCAACCACGTCAAGAACGAGCTCGGGCCGGCGATCCACGACATGGCGCCCGAGGGCACCGAGGTGTTCGTCGGCGGCGAGACCGCGATCTACAGCGACATCAACCGGGTCGTGAACCGCGACCTGTCGGTGATCCTGCCGGTCGCCGGGGTGCTCATCGCCCTGATCCTGCTGGCGCTGCTGCGGTCCGTGGTGGCCCCGCTGTACCTGGTCCCGGCGGTGCTCCTGGGCTTCGCCGCCACCCTGGGCTCCGCGGTGTACGTCTTCCAGGGCCTGCTCGGGCAGCCCGGCGAGGTGTTCCACCTGCCGATCATGCTGTACCTGTTCGTGCTGGCCATCGGGACGGACTACAACATCCTGATGACCGCGCGGCTGCGCGAGGAGGCCAAGGAGGGCCACGAGCCGCGCAGGGCCGCCGCGCTGGCGGTCGAGCACGGCGGGCCGACGGTCGCCGCGGCCGGGCTGATCCTCGCCGGCACGTTCTCGGTGATGCTGCTGGCCAAGGTGTCGATGCTGCAGCAGATGGGCTTCTCCATCGCGCTCGGGATCGCGCTGTCGGCCTTCGTGATGGCGATCTTCCTGGTGCCGGGCGTGACGGCGCTGCTGGGCCGCAGGGCGTGGTGGCCGGGGCACGGCGGCGCGCCGGTGCGGGCGCCCAGCCCCGCCGAGACCCGGGAGGACCTCGCCCCGACCGGTTCCCGGTAG
- a CDS encoding cystathionine gamma-synthase, which yields MDNEVRHGFSTLAIHGGQEADPTTGAVVPPIYQVSTYKQDGVGGLRGGYEYSRSANPTRTALEAALAEVESGVRGLAFASGLAAEDTLLRAVCRPGDHVVIPNDAYGGTYRLFAKVAEPWGIEFDPAPLDDVAAVRAAVRPNTKVIWLETPTNPLLGIADIPALAAVARDAGALLVVDNTFASPYLQRPLQLGADVVVHSTTKYIGGHSDVVGGALVVSDAELGERLAFHQNAMGAVAGPFDAWLTLRGLKTLSVRMDRHCANAERIVEMLERHPAVREVLYPGLPGHPGHEIAAKQMKAFGGMVSFRMESEEAAVAVCERTRLFTLGESLGGVESLIEHPGRMTHASAAGSPLEVPGDLVRLSVGIEDADDLIRDLQRALPHGS from the coding sequence ATGGACAACGAGGTTCGGCACGGCTTCTCCACCCTGGCGATCCACGGCGGACAGGAGGCGGACCCCACCACGGGTGCGGTCGTCCCGCCGATCTACCAGGTCTCCACATACAAGCAGGACGGCGTCGGCGGGCTCCGCGGCGGCTACGAGTACTCCCGGTCGGCCAACCCGACCCGTACCGCGCTTGAAGCAGCCCTCGCGGAGGTCGAGAGCGGCGTCCGCGGGCTGGCGTTCGCGTCGGGACTGGCCGCCGAGGACACGCTGCTGCGCGCGGTCTGCCGCCCGGGCGACCACGTCGTCATCCCGAACGACGCCTACGGCGGCACCTACCGGCTGTTCGCGAAGGTCGCCGAGCCGTGGGGGATCGAGTTCGACCCGGCCCCGCTGGACGACGTCGCGGCGGTCCGGGCCGCGGTCCGCCCCAACACCAAGGTCATCTGGCTGGAGACGCCGACGAACCCGCTGCTCGGCATCGCCGACATCCCGGCGCTGGCGGCCGTCGCCCGCGACGCGGGCGCGCTCCTGGTCGTGGACAACACGTTCGCCTCGCCCTACCTGCAGCGCCCGCTGCAGCTCGGCGCGGACGTGGTCGTCCACTCGACCACCAAGTACATCGGCGGCCACTCCGACGTGGTCGGCGGCGCGCTGGTCGTGTCGGACGCGGAACTGGGGGAGCGGCTGGCGTTCCACCAGAACGCGATGGGCGCCGTCGCGGGCCCCTTCGACGCCTGGCTCACCCTGCGGGGCCTGAAGACGCTCAGCGTGCGGATGGACCGGCACTGCGCGAACGCGGAGCGGATCGTGGAGATGCTGGAGCGGCACCCCGCCGTCCGGGAGGTGCTGTACCCGGGGCTGCCCGGCCACCCGGGGCACGAGATCGCGGCCAAGCAGATGAAGGCGTTCGGCGGCATGGTCTCGTTCCGGATGGAGTCGGAGGAGGCCGCCGTCGCGGTGTGCGAGCGGACGAGGCTGTTCACGCTCGGGGAGTCGCTCGGCGGCGTGGAGTCGCTCATCGAGCACCCGGGCCGCATGACGCACGCGTCCGCCGCGGGCTCGCCGCTGGAGGTCCCCGGCGACCTGGTGCGGCTGTCGGTCGGCATCGAGGACGCCGACGATCTGATCCGGGATCTTCAGCGGGCTCTGCCGCACGGCTCTTGA
- a CDS encoding alpha/beta hydrolase produces the protein MRKVLVCGAAFAATCVSAVAVPGGAEATSPAPTPPASTPAAPTAPDGAPSGEPGTGSPSGGPATGTPETGAPGTESPSTSSTSRPPQGEALPDGETDGTVSAEAVMVTPEPPRARTYAYGDDPAQKLDAYWRRSAPGAGPRPGVLILHGGYWLQGDKSGWKYTASRLTEEGFVVISANYRLASRAQWPAQRDDASAALAFVKDNARRWNLDPRRVAVVGASSGGHLATQLGTFGTGSQTVRGVVALSPVTDPGLAYLDGGKPTATPSQQKLRGAVTELLQCFPDTPADQECQERLQDATSATHASEGDAPMLLMHTDGDFVPISHSVRLSGALRAAGVPVTVKRLEGDRHASGLLADEKTYPTMVAWLKNILKPAE, from the coding sequence GTGCGCAAGGTTCTGGTCTGTGGGGCGGCGTTCGCCGCGACGTGTGTCTCGGCCGTGGCCGTTCCGGGCGGCGCGGAGGCGACCTCGCCCGCGCCCACGCCGCCCGCGTCCACACCGGCGGCGCCGACGGCCCCCGACGGCGCCCCGTCCGGGGAGCCCGGGACCGGGTCCCCCTCCGGCGGCCCGGCGACCGGGACCCCGGAGACCGGCGCCCCGGGGACGGAGTCGCCGTCGACGTCGTCCACGTCGCGGCCGCCCCAGGGGGAAGCGCTCCCGGACGGCGAGACCGACGGGACCGTCTCCGCCGAGGCCGTCATGGTCACTCCGGAGCCGCCGCGGGCCCGGACGTACGCCTACGGCGACGACCCCGCCCAGAAGCTGGACGCCTACTGGCGCCGGTCCGCGCCGGGGGCCGGGCCGCGGCCCGGCGTCCTGATCCTGCACGGCGGGTACTGGCTGCAGGGCGACAAGAGCGGCTGGAAGTACACCGCGAGCCGGCTGACCGAAGAGGGCTTCGTCGTGATCTCGGCGAACTACCGGCTCGCGTCGCGGGCGCAGTGGCCGGCGCAGCGCGACGACGCGTCGGCGGCGCTCGCCTTCGTCAAGGACAACGCCCGCCGCTGGAACCTCGACCCCCGGCGCGTCGCCGTCGTCGGCGCCTCGTCCGGCGGGCACCTGGCGACCCAGCTCGGCACGTTCGGGACCGGCTCGCAGACGGTCCGCGGCGTGGTCGCGCTGTCGCCGGTGACCGACCCGGGCCTCGCCTACCTGGACGGCGGGAAGCCCACCGCCACGCCGAGCCAGCAGAAGCTGCGGGGGGCGGTGACCGAGCTGCTCCAGTGCTTCCCCGACACGCCCGCCGACCAGGAGTGCCAGGAGAGGCTGCAGGACGCGACCTCCGCGACGCACGCCTCGGAGGGCGACGCGCCGATGCTGCTCATGCACACCGACGGCGACTTCGTGCCGATCTCCCACAGCGTGCGGCTGTCGGGCGCGCTGCGCGCCGCGGGCGTTCCCGTCACGGTCAAGCGGCTGGAGGGCGACAGGCACGCCTCGGGCCTGCTGGCCGACGAGAAGACCTACCCGACGATGGTGGCCTGGCTCAAGAACATCCTGAAGCCCGCCGAGTGA
- a CDS encoding vWA domain-containing protein, translating into MSRYRYGAYEDGPDPLAPPYDVRDALDAVGDAVLDGTRPDEALRDLLRRGLSGTRGRTPGVRGLDDMLRQVRERRRALRDRGRLDGTLEQARALLDTAIGQERAELFPDPGDEARLREAELDALPSDTSEAIRRLSGYDWRSDAARQTFERLKDLLRREVLDAQFQGMKQALENQDPAAMERVKNMMGALNEMLDRDARGEHTQEDFDRFMEEYGDMFPDNPRNLEELVDSLARRAAAMDRLLASLSPEQRAELAGLMEQAMQDAGLAMEMTRLGEALRSRRPDLGWGRPEQMTGEDPLGMGDATTALAELADLSELEAALGQDYPGARLDDIDEEAVRRALGRQAVDDLAALRRIEAELERQGYLRRDRGRLELTPKAVRRLGETALRRVFSQLASGRPGDHDQRDAGQAGELTGSSREWRFGDEQPLDVVRTVSNAIRRNAMEGGAGLVAAGAERPAVATLKVVEPSTADVAEIGGSRRPGGVRLSVDDFEVQETERRTGAAVCLLVDLSYSMVLRGTWAVAKQTTLALHTLVTSKFPQDAIQIIGFSNYARVLHPTEMAGLDWDMVQGTNLHHALMIAGRHLDRHPDFEPIVLVVTDGEPTAHLCPDGRSLFDYPPSTDTLVLTLAEVDKMTRRGACMNFFMLADDRRLVSFVEEVARRNGGRVFAPDADRLGEYVVSDYLKTRRARR; encoded by the coding sequence ATGAGCCGATACCGCTACGGCGCCTACGAGGACGGGCCCGACCCGCTGGCCCCGCCCTACGACGTCCGCGACGCCCTCGACGCGGTGGGCGACGCGGTGCTGGACGGCACCCGCCCGGACGAGGCGCTGCGGGACCTGCTGCGCCGCGGCCTGTCCGGCACCCGGGGCCGGACGCCGGGCGTGCGGGGGCTCGACGACATGCTGCGGCAGGTGCGGGAGCGCCGCCGCGCCCTGCGCGACCGGGGACGCCTGGACGGGACGCTGGAGCAGGCCCGCGCGCTGCTGGACACCGCGATCGGGCAGGAGCGCGCCGAGCTGTTCCCCGACCCGGGCGACGAGGCGCGGCTGCGGGAGGCCGAGCTGGACGCGCTGCCGTCCGACACCTCCGAGGCGATCCGGCGGCTGTCCGGCTACGACTGGCGCTCCGACGCGGCGCGGCAGACGTTCGAGCGGCTCAAGGACCTGCTGCGGCGCGAGGTGCTCGACGCGCAGTTCCAGGGCATGAAGCAGGCCCTGGAGAACCAGGACCCGGCGGCGATGGAGCGCGTCAAGAACATGATGGGCGCGCTGAACGAGATGCTGGACCGCGACGCGCGCGGCGAGCACACCCAGGAGGACTTCGACCGGTTCATGGAGGAGTACGGGGACATGTTCCCCGACAATCCGCGGAACCTGGAGGAGCTGGTCGACTCCCTCGCCCGCCGCGCCGCCGCGATGGACCGGCTGCTCGCCTCGCTGAGCCCCGAGCAGCGCGCGGAGCTGGCGGGGCTGATGGAGCAGGCCATGCAGGACGCCGGGCTCGCCATGGAGATGACCCGGCTCGGTGAGGCGCTGCGGTCCCGCCGCCCCGACCTCGGCTGGGGGCGGCCGGAGCAGATGACCGGCGAGGACCCCCTCGGCATGGGCGACGCGACCACCGCGCTCGCGGAGCTGGCCGACCTGAGCGAGCTGGAGGCGGCGCTCGGGCAGGACTACCCGGGCGCCCGGCTCGACGACATCGACGAGGAGGCCGTCCGCCGCGCGCTCGGCCGGCAGGCGGTCGACGACCTGGCGGCGCTGCGCCGCATCGAGGCGGAACTGGAGCGGCAGGGGTACCTGCGGCGCGACCGCGGCAGGCTGGAGCTGACGCCGAAGGCGGTGCGCCGGCTCGGCGAGACGGCGCTGCGCCGGGTGTTCTCGCAGCTCGCGTCCGGCCGGCCGGGCGACCACGACCAGCGGGACGCGGGCCAGGCGGGCGAGCTGACCGGGTCGAGCCGGGAGTGGCGGTTCGGCGACGAGCAGCCGCTCGACGTGGTCCGGACGGTGAGCAACGCCATCCGCCGCAACGCGATGGAGGGCGGCGCGGGCCTCGTCGCGGCCGGCGCGGAACGTCCCGCGGTGGCCACGCTGAAGGTGGTGGAGCCGTCCACCGCCGACGTCGCGGAGATCGGCGGTTCCCGGCGGCCCGGCGGGGTCAGGCTGAGCGTGGACGACTTCGAGGTGCAGGAGACCGAGCGCCGCACGGGCGCGGCCGTGTGCCTGCTGGTCGACCTGTCGTACTCGATGGTGCTGCGCGGGACGTGGGCCGTCGCCAAGCAGACCACGCTGGCCCTCCACACCCTCGTGACCAGCAAGTTCCCCCAGGACGCCATCCAGATCATCGGGTTCTCCAACTACGCGCGGGTGCTGCACCCGACGGAGATGGCGGGCCTGGACTGGGACATGGTGCAGGGCACCAACCTCCACCACGCGCTGATGATCGCGGGGCGGCACCTGGACCGGCACCCCGACTTCGAGCCGATCGTCCTGGTCGTCACCGACGGGGAGCCGACCGCGCACCTGTGCCCGGACGGCCGCTCCCTGTTCGACTACCCGCCCTCCACGGACACGCTCGTGCTGACGCTCGCCGAGGTCGACAAGATGACCCGGCGGGGGGCCTGCATGAACTTCTTCATGCTCGCCGACGACCGGCGGCTCGTGTCGTTCGTGGAGGAGGTCGCGCGCCGCAACGGCGGCCGCGTCTTCGCGCCGGACGCCGACCGGCTCGGCGAGTACGTCGTCAGCGACTACCTCAAGACGCGGCGCGCCCGCCGCTAG
- a CDS encoding sigma 54-interacting transcriptional regulator, protein MRASTPSETAPAETTLGGLRATGHVHRPVKAEIRHNLLARLRSGEPRFPGILGFDDTVLPHLERALLAGHDLVLLGERGQGKTRLIRTLAGLLDEWTPVVAGCEINDHPYAPVCVRCRRLAAETGDELPVAWRHRDDRYGEKLATPDTGVGDLIGDVDPIKVAEGRTLGDPETVHFGLVPRTNRGVFAINELPDLAERIQVALLNVLEERDVQIRGYALRLPLDVLLVASANPEDYTNRGRIITPLKDRFGAEIRTHYPLDLDAELELIRQEAGFADLGGLPAEVPDHLIEVIARFTRLVRESTAVDARSGVSARFALAGAETVAAGAVRRAAVTGEEHAVARVCDLPAVVPSLMGKVEFEVSEEGREQEVLEHLLRRAVAETYRRTLGAADLNGLLDKFDSGETVESGELVPATELLRRIGQVPGLAKIMERLGMSGESPGQAAAALEFALEGLFLTRRLSKDVAEGRPDGTATYRT, encoded by the coding sequence GTGCGTGCTTCCACACCGTCCGAAACCGCACCCGCCGAGACCACTCTGGGCGGGCTGCGCGCCACCGGCCACGTCCACCGGCCCGTGAAGGCCGAGATCCGGCACAACCTGCTCGCCCGGCTGCGATCCGGCGAGCCGCGCTTCCCCGGCATCCTGGGCTTCGACGACACCGTCCTGCCCCACCTCGAACGCGCCCTGCTCGCGGGGCACGACCTCGTGCTGCTGGGCGAGCGCGGCCAGGGCAAGACCCGGCTGATCCGCACCCTCGCGGGCCTGCTGGACGAGTGGACCCCGGTCGTGGCGGGCTGCGAGATCAACGACCACCCGTACGCGCCGGTCTGCGTGCGCTGCCGCCGGCTGGCCGCCGAGACGGGCGACGAGCTGCCCGTCGCGTGGCGGCACCGCGACGACCGGTACGGGGAGAAGCTCGCCACGCCCGACACCGGCGTCGGCGACCTCATCGGCGACGTCGACCCGATCAAGGTCGCCGAGGGCCGGACGCTCGGCGACCCCGAGACCGTCCACTTCGGGCTGGTGCCGCGCACCAACCGCGGCGTCTTCGCCATCAACGAGCTGCCCGACCTGGCCGAGCGGATCCAGGTGGCGCTGCTGAACGTCCTGGAGGAGCGCGACGTGCAGATCCGCGGCTACGCGCTGCGGCTGCCGCTGGACGTGCTGCTCGTCGCGTCCGCCAACCCGGAGGACTACACCAACCGGGGCCGCATCATCACCCCGCTGAAGGACCGCTTCGGCGCGGAGATCCGCACCCACTACCCCCTCGACCTGGACGCCGAGCTGGAGCTGATCCGGCAGGAGGCCGGCTTCGCAGACCTCGGCGGCCTGCCCGCCGAGGTGCCCGACCACCTGATCGAGGTGATCGCCCGGTTCACCCGGCTGGTGCGGGAGTCGACGGCGGTGGACGCCCGGTCCGGGGTGTCGGCGCGGTTCGCGCTCGCGGGCGCCGAGACGGTCGCGGCGGGCGCGGTGCGCCGCGCGGCGGTCACTGGCGAGGAGCACGCCGTCGCGCGGGTCTGCGACCTGCCCGCGGTCGTCCCGTCGCTGATGGGCAAGGTCGAGTTCGAGGTCAGCGAGGAGGGCCGCGAACAGGAGGTGCTGGAGCACCTGCTGCGCCGGGCCGTCGCCGAGACCTACCGGCGCACGCTGGGCGCCGCCGACCTGAACGGGCTGCTGGACAAGTTCGACTCCGGGGAGACCGTCGAGTCCGGCGAGCTGGTGCCGGCGACGGAGCTGCTGCGCCGCATCGGGCAGGTCCCCGGCCTCGCCAAGATCATGGAGCGGCTCGGCATGAGCGGGGAGTCCCCCGGCCAGGCCGCGGCCGCACTCGAGTTCGCCCTGGAGGGGCTGTTCCTGACCCGCAGGCTGTCCAAGGACGTCGCGGAGGGACGGCCCGACGGGACGGCGACCTACCGGACCTGA